The following DNA comes from Larimichthys crocea isolate SSNF unplaced genomic scaffold, L_crocea_2.0 scaffold33833, whole genome shotgun sequence.
GGATCTCCCTGGAGGTGATGGTGGAGCGCTTGTTGTAGTGAGCCAGACGAGAGGACTCTCCGGCGATGCGCTCAAAGATGTCGCTCACGAAGGAGTTCATGATGCCCATAGCCTTGGAAGAAATCCCGGTGTCGGGGTGGACCTGCTTCAGGACCTTGTACACGTAGATAGCATAGCTCTCCTTCCTGGTGCGTCTCCTCTTCTTGCCGGTCTTGGTGGCTTTAGAGACGGCTTTCTTGGAACCCTTCTTCGGCGCTTTCACTGTCTCAGGCATGTTTGAATAAGACTATTGAATTGACGCCTCTCGGACCG
Coding sequences within:
- the LOC113744978 gene encoding histone H2B 1/2-like, whose protein sequence is MPETVKAPKKGSKKAVSKATKTGKKRRRTRKESYAIYVYKVLKQVHPDTGISSKAMGIMNSFVSDIFERIAGESSRLAHYNKRSTITSREIQTAVRLLLPGELAKHAVSEGTKAVTKYTSSK